In Fibrobacter sp. UWR2, the sequence GACTTGACCGTAGAGGGTACCTTCGTGTTGCGGCTATCCACGACATACGCATCGAAGTCTTCGGAGGTATTGATCCCCTGGCTTGCCGCCGTCGTTTCCACACCCTTTACCTTGTACGAGGTTGCACCATACGGAATGAACGTGTAGGAGCCTTCCATGTAATTGCCGTAAGCCTTGATGGTACCGCCCGCTTCCTTGCTGAAAGTGCCGTTGTTCGTCGGGTCGCGCTTGGTGCCGCTCGCATACACGTCCGTCCCCTGCATCGAAGTGAGCATCGGGTACTTGCAGTTGCGGAAGTAGTTGTTTTCCATAAACACCGAGGAACCAAGCGTGGAGCCCGCACCGTATTTGGCGTTGCCGTCGTAGTAGTTGTTGTACACGTGGGCGCTGTAGTAGCGCACACGCGGATGGCGGCTGTCAGAATGATCGTACCAGTTGTGGTGATAGGTAATGTAGTAGCCTTCGGTCGTACCTTCCTTGAGTCCGAGCAGGTTAGACTTGCCATTGTCCCAGAAGTGGTTGTAGCTGAACGTCACATACGTCGAAAGCTTGCAGTCGAGCGCGCCGTCACCCTTTTTCTGGTCGGCATCGGAACCCGCATCGCCATAGAAGAAGTCGCAGTTGTGCACCCACACGTACTGGTTGTTCTGCTGCAGGCCGATGTTGTCGCCCTCGTCGCTGTTCACGTTCATGATGCCGAGGTTGCGGATTTCCACGTTCTGCGCGTTCTTGACGCGGATTCCCCAGCCGTTCACGGTCGCGTCGGGCCCGACACCCTCCACCGTCACGTAGGAGGTTTCAGACTTGCCGAGGTCAATCACCATGTCGCCCTGCACAAGCGAATCCGAATCCGTCACGTTGCCGACAAAGCGCAGGTCGAGCGGAGTCGTCTCGTAGCCCTTCTTGTAGCAGTTCAATATGCCCTGGAAACTCTTGCAAGTCGTCTTTGTCCCCTTGGAACTTGTAGCCACGTCCATCGTCACGGTATTCTTGGTGCTTTCGGTAATGTAGAGTACCACGGCGCCATCCTTGAGCGTGCCGTCAGCCTTGTACGCACCGGGAACGCGCCCATTGGAAAAAGCAAAACCGCTGCGGTCGTGCGCCTTCACCGAGAGCGTCTTCGTCGTAGCGGCAGCGCCCTCCTTGCCGCCCTTCACGCCAGCAACCTTGAGCGTGTAGTCGCCCGCCTTGAGCCCCGGAACGTCTACGCGCCAGATGGAACCGTACTTGCGGACAAGCTGCGCATCGACCTTCACGTCGGTTTTTCCCGCACCGCTATAGTACACGTTGTAGCTGTCGGAGCCATCCGGGCTCCATTCCGCATAGGCAGATTCCAACCAGCCCCCTGCGGTCGACAGAGAAACCTCGGCATACGAGGCAACCGCCACGCCGAGCCCAAGAATCATCATCGAAGAAAATT encodes:
- a CDS encoding polysaccharide lyase family 1 protein; the encoded protein is MKFSSMMILGLGVAVASYAEVSLSTAGGWLESAYAEWSPDGSDSYNVYYSGAGKTDVKVDAQLVRKYGSIWRVDVPGLKAGDYTLKVAGVKGGKEGAAATTKTLSVKAHDRSGFAFSNGRVPGAYKADGTLKDGAVVLYITESTKNTVTMDVATSSKGTKTTCKSFQGILNCYKKGYETTPLDLRFVGNVTDSDSLVQGDMVIDLGKSETSYVTVEGVGPDATVNGWGIRVKNAQNVEIRNLGIMNVNSDEGDNIGLQQNNQYVWVHNCDFFYGDAGSDADQKKGDGALDCKLSTYVTFSYNHFWDNGKSNLLGLKEGTTEGYYITYHHNWYDHSDSRHPRVRYYSAHVYNNYYDGNAKYGAGSTLGSSVFMENNYFRNCKYPMLTSMQGTDVYASGTKRDPTNNGTFSKEAGGTIKAYGNYMEGSYTFIPYGATSYKVKGVETTAASQGINTSEDFDAYVVDSRNTKVPSTVKSYDGANTYNNFDTDNSVMYSYKVDDAATARDNVVRYAGRVQGGDFKWTFDNSVDDASSDVNQPLKDALVAYKGWSGTVIPAGGDEPSSSSSAKSSSSSVPVSSSSAKSSSSEKSSSSSAESSSSEGAESSSSVESSSSTDALVASMPLHGESMRYVAGESRLEIYSPVAFRVSVARVDGRKVLSSTARVVDLSRLPTGVYFVRLVNEYGMKTLCINKQ